One Purpureocillium takamizusanense chromosome 1, complete sequence genomic window carries:
- the CHS4 gene encoding Chitin synthase 4 (EggNog:ENOG503NUDI~COG:M~COG:O~COG:T): MAAVSASPPPISTSPGADGMDHHGSPVHARSPVDSIPRKPVAIPPVGNARLRNGPVSPVRVNFQQDNWAQPSNADIELARPQAAHFELADRTRRHDEAETGASLPAGPSAELPALSTDARQPQQANGGDASAIEFSHTPLELNLSVTADIGPERQGATVVSAKDRVRNQDAFRNSRESDESASTTQQQTSVQSSAATSTSSISGIMEAAEYLANEDSPGSSILEGSIPRNQSIPQFQYHHQQDYPQRVSSVPSDTARTPSNPELAENPPHIRRHLTPSSGYFRRSSLPRPHSSYSNFSDYGPRGRSPNLMPGGSHMRAPSVQSRKSPDVRPSSYAELLNVPYPQQAPAPLSLDNSNLRTVVGNNASLLSAQKTLEMYRQNVKKTNDFSIQYSFAVFLISSAMEQGLDVSDPKARKTSPQPLRDLDSPIVEGSVASPYELVREARQILQRLANGGYPFAQYYLADGYASGLFSKGKEDYNTAFPLFVLAAKHGHAESAYRTALCYEFGWGCRKDPAKAVQFLRTAAAKRHPGAMTRLGKACLSGDLGEKRYREGIKWLKLATEAADSQYNAAPYQLGCLYETGYGDDVFQDHSYAAELFTQAADLGHPEANYRMGDAYEHGLLSCPRDPALSVHFYTGAAERGHAAAMMGLCAWYMVGAAPILEKDEEEAYEWARRSAELGFVKAQYAVGYFTESGIGCRRDILEANVWYVKAADAGDERAKQRLAVIQAAVSGGGTPMDVAPPRNGKVTKSAKDDKECVVM, translated from the exons ATGGCCGCTgtcagcgcctcgcctcctcccatcTCTAcctcgcccggcgccgacggcatggaTCATCATGGATCCCCTGTCCACGCCAGGTCGCCCGTCGACAGCATCCCCCGAAAGCCCGTTGCGATTCCGCCCGTTGGCAACGCGCGCCTGCGAAACGGACCCGTCTCTCCCGTCCGCGTCAACTTCCAGCAAGACAATTGGGCACAGCCCTCCAATGCCGACATCGAGCTTGCGCGGCCTCAAGCCGCCCACTTCGAGCTCGCGGACAGGACACGGCGtcacgacgaggccgaaacgggcgcctcgctgcccgcggGGCCATCTGCAGAACTCCCCGCGCTCTCCACCgacgcgcgccagccgcagcaggccaacggcggcgacgcctcggcgATAGAGTTCAGCCATACGCCGTTGGAGCTCAACCTTTCTGTAACGGCCGACATTGGGCCCGAGCGGCAAGGCGCAACGGTCGTCAGTGCCAAGGACCGAGTCCGTAATCAAGATGCGTTCCGCAACAGTCGTGAGTCGGACGAGTCGGCTAGCACTACGCAGCAACAGACGTCGGTCcagtcctcggcggccaccaGCACGAGCTCCATCTCGGGCATCATGGAGGCCGCCGAGTACCTGGCTAACGAGGACTCTCCGGGGAGTTCCATCCTCGAGGGCAGCATTCCCCGAAATCAGTCGATTCCGCAATTCCAGTatcaccaccagcaggaCTACCCCCAGCGGGTCAGCAGTGTCCCGAGCGACACCGCGCGGACGCCCTCGAAcccggagctggccgagaaCCCCCCGCATATCCGGCGCCACCtgacgccgagctcgggcTACTTCAGGAGAAGCTCGCTGCCCCGGCCGCACTCGTCATACTCCAACTTCTCCGACTATGGTCCGCGCGGCAGGTCTCCCAACCTCATGCCGGGAGGTTCCCACATGCGCGCCCCCTCGGTACAGTCCCGCAAGTCCCCCGATGTGCGCCCGTCCTCGTACGCGGAGCTCCTCAACGTTCCCTACCCCcagcaggcgccggcgcccctGTCCCTCGACAACTCCAACCTGCGGACCGTGGTCGGCAACAATGCCTCGCTGCTGAGCGCCCAGAAGACGCTGGAGATGTACCGCCAAAATGTCAAGAAAACCAATGACTTCTCCATACAATATTCCTTCGCCGTATTTCTCATctcgtcggccatggagCAGGGTCTCGACGTGTCGGATCCCAAGGCGCGCAAGACCAGCCCGCAGCCCCTCAGAGACCTTGACAGCCCAATTGTGGAAGGCTCAGTCGCCAGCCCGTACGAGCTCGTCCGCGAAGCCCGGCAAATCTTGCAGCGTCTGGCCAACGGCGGCTATCCATTTGCACAGTACTATCTCGCGGACGGCTATGCCTCGGGTCTCTTtagcaagggcaaggaggacTACAACACGGCCTTCCCGCTGTTCGTCTTGGCCGCCAAGCATGGCCACGCCGAATCCGCGTACCGCACGGCCCTTTGCTACGAGTTCGGCTGGGGCTGCCGCAAGGACCCGGCTAAGGCGGTGCAGTTTCTCCGGACGGCTGCGGCAAAGAGGCACCCGGGAGCCATGACACGTCTCGGCAAGGCTTGCCTCTCGGGGGATCTGGGCGAGAAGCGGTATcgcgagggcatcaagtGGCTGAAGCTGGCTACGGAGGCTGCCGACTCGCAGTATAACGCGGCGCCGTACCAGCTGGGCTGCCTGTACGAGACGGGATACGGCGACGATGTGTTCCAGGACCACAGCTATGCCGCAGAGCTATTTACACAGGCAGCCGATCTGGGCCATCCGGAGGCCAACTACCGCATGGGCGATGCTTATGAGCATGGCCTCCTCAGCTGCCCCCGAGACCCGGCGCTCAGTGTTCATTTCTACACGGGCGCTGCCGAGCGCGggcacgcggcggccatgatgggtCTGTGTGCCTGGTACATGGTTGGGGCAGCACCCATCCTGGAgaaggacgaagaggaagcaTACGAGTGGGCGAGACGCTCGGCAGAGCTCG GCTTCGTCAAGGCGCAATACGCGGTCGGCTACTTCACCGAGTCGGGCATaggctgccgtcgcgacATACTGGAGGCCAACGTCTGGTACGTCAAGGCCGCAGACGCCGGAGACGAAAGGGCCAAGCAGCGTCTGGCAGTCATCCAGGCGGCCGTCAGTGGCGGGGGCACGCCCATGGACGTGGCCCCCCCGCGCAACGGCAAGGTGACCAAGAgcgccaaggacgacaaggaaTGCGTCGTAATGTGA
- a CDS encoding uncharacterized protein (TransMembrane:1 (i76-94o)): protein MNEMDEELRWDGGGMDDTEETDEATTMGGDERHGEICGIEHGNLSFSPARLPPSLDVYPSIHPSSIHPSPFPMWRYYTRLPSTLACLFPFFFLYPSSNGLLPT from the coding sequence ATGAATGAGATGGATGAGGAGCTGAGgtgggatggtggtgggatgGATGACACGGAGGAGACGGATGAGGCTACGACGATGGGTGGCGACGAACGACATGGGGAAATTTGCGGCATTGAACATGGCAATCTGAGTTTTTCGCCTGCGcgcctccctccatccctcgaCGTCTATCCGTCCAttcatccatcatccatccacccgtcTCCTTTCCCGATGTGGCGATACTACACAAGGTTACCATCTACTCTAGCCTGCCTATTTCCTTTCTTTTTTCTTTATCCTTCTTCGAATGGtctactacctacctag